From a region of the Balaenoptera acutorostrata chromosome 14, mBalAcu1.1, whole genome shotgun sequence genome:
- the LYRM2 gene encoding LYR motif-containing protein 2 → MVVSRLPPATLTLKQFVRRQQVLLLYRRILQAIRQVPNDSDRKYLKDWAREEFKRNKSATEEDTIRMMITQGNMQLKELEKTLALARS, encoded by the exons ATGGTCGTTTCCCGCTTACCCCCAGCAACGCTAACGCTAAAGCAG TTCGTGAGAAGGCAACAAGTTCTCCTCCTCTACAGAAGGATTTTGCAGGCAATTCGGCAAGTTCCAAATGATTCTGATCGCAAATACCTGAAGGACTGGGCAAGGGaagaattcaaaagaaacaaaagtgccACCGAAGAG GATACAATCCGGATGATGATTACTCAAGGCAATATGCAGCTCAAAGAGTTAGAAAAAACACTTGCTTTAGCCAGATCTTAA